One segment of Anastrepha obliqua isolate idAnaObli1 chromosome 3, idAnaObli1_1.0, whole genome shotgun sequence DNA contains the following:
- the LOC129242364 gene encoding acyl-CoA-binding protein homolog — protein MDIHTACEKAKAFTKRPSDEEFLEFYGLFKQATVGDVNVERPGALDLKGKAKWDAWNQHKGLSKDEAQKAYIATYEKYAPKYA, from the exons ATGGAT ATCCACACCGCCTGCGAAAAAGCGAAAGCCTTCACCAAGCGCCCGAGCGATGAGGAATTCTTGGAATTTTACGGTCTTTTCAAGCAAGCCACAGTTGGTGATGTGAACGTTGAAAGGCCCGGGGCGTTGGATCTGAAGGGCAAGGCCAAGTGGGATGCTTGGAACCAGCACAAGGGTCTGTCCAAAGACGAGGCACAAAAGGCATACATTGCTACCTATGAGAAATACGCGCCCAAATATGCCTAA
- the LOC129242365 gene encoding acyl-CoA-binding protein homolog: MDFHTACEKAKAFTKKPSDSEFLEFYGLYKQSTIGDVNIPAPGALDLKNKAKWDAWNKHKGLSQDAAQAAYIATYEKYAPKYA; this comes from the exons ATGGAT TTCCACACCGCCTGCGAAAAAGCCAAAGCTTTCACCAAGAAGCCATCCGACTCCGAATTCTTGGAATTCTACGGTTTGTACAAGCAGTCCACCATTGGTGATGTCAACATTCCAGCCCCCGGCGCTCTTGACTTGAAAAACAAGGCCAAGTGGGATGCATGGAACAAGCACAAGGGTTTGTCTCAGGATGCTGCCCAGGCCGCCTACATTGCCACCTATGAGAAGTACGCGCCCAAATACGCTTAA